Proteins encoded in a region of the Pseudomonas shahriarae genome:
- a CDS encoding NADPH-dependent FMN reductase, with amino-acid sequence MSKVYTIAVLVGSLRKQSINRKVAQALAQLAPANLKLSIVEIGELPLYNEDLDGSAPPAAYSTFRQQVAAADAVLFVTPEYNRSVPAALKNAIDVGSRPYGQSVWSGKPGAVISVSPGAIGGFGANHHLRQSLVFLDVPCMQQPEAYLGGAGSAFDEAGKLSEKTKPFLQAFIDAYGQWVTKQKG; translated from the coding sequence ATGAGCAAGGTCTACACGATTGCCGTACTGGTCGGCAGCTTGAGAAAACAGTCGATCAACCGCAAGGTCGCCCAGGCATTGGCGCAATTGGCGCCTGCAAACCTCAAGCTCAGCATCGTCGAAATCGGCGAATTGCCGCTGTATAACGAAGACCTTGATGGCTCAGCGCCGCCTGCCGCCTACAGCACCTTCCGCCAGCAGGTGGCTGCGGCCGATGCGGTGCTGTTTGTCACCCCCGAATACAATCGCTCGGTGCCGGCGGCCTTGAAGAATGCCATTGATGTGGGTTCGCGTCCTTATGGCCAGAGCGTCTGGAGCGGCAAGCCAGGTGCGGTCATCAGCGTTTCACCGGGGGCCATTGGTGGGTTCGGCGCCAACCACCATTTGCGCCAGTCCCTGGTGTTCCTGGATGTGCCGTGCATGCAGCAGCCAGAAGCCTACCTGGGAGGTGCGGGCAGTGCGTTCGATGAGGCGGGCAAACTGTCGGAGAAAACCAAACCGTTCCTGCAGGCGTTTATTGATGCCTATGGCCAGTGGGTAACGAAACAGAAGGGCTGA
- a CDS encoding LysR substrate-binding domain-containing protein: protein MRLRHIEVIQAILQTGHLGTAAEWLQLAVSDVDATLKDAEQQLGFMLFASVRGRLQATRETLAMQAQIAHLYEALEPIQRLASSLKHHHAPPLRTLCTPPLANQLLPQSIALLRRRFQDTPCNLSSQPTRDIVRSLLLQEADLGLSLHDPEHPQITSTVLAQGKLQLLAPHGWLKPRQKYIALQELAGQSMIGLEGQDPLSQLLDSKLQALRPLPVIQTRVQTYQMMRSMVEAGEGLAVVDPFTASGAREAGLDTCPLSPPILVSLYGLTVKDSSPSPALNALLEIVTHKAQGLLSPVN from the coding sequence ATGCGTTTACGTCATATCGAAGTGATTCAAGCCATTTTGCAAACCGGACACCTCGGCACCGCCGCCGAATGGTTGCAATTGGCTGTGTCCGACGTGGACGCCACCCTCAAGGACGCTGAGCAGCAACTGGGATTCATGCTGTTTGCCAGCGTCCGCGGGCGGTTGCAGGCCACCCGGGAAACCCTGGCGATGCAGGCACAGATCGCCCATCTCTACGAAGCCCTGGAACCGATACAACGCCTGGCCAGCAGCCTCAAGCATCATCATGCGCCGCCACTGCGCACGCTCTGTACACCGCCGTTGGCCAATCAATTGCTGCCGCAAAGCATTGCGCTGTTGCGTCGGCGTTTCCAGGACACCCCCTGCAACCTGTCCAGCCAGCCGACCCGCGACATCGTCAGGAGCCTGTTGCTGCAAGAGGCCGACCTGGGCCTGAGCCTGCATGATCCCGAACACCCGCAAATCACCAGTACCGTGCTGGCCCAGGGCAAGTTGCAGTTGTTGGCGCCCCATGGCTGGCTCAAGCCACGGCAGAAATACATCGCCCTGCAAGAATTGGCCGGCCAGTCGATGATCGGCCTGGAGGGCCAGGACCCGTTGAGCCAGTTGCTGGACAGCAAATTACAGGCGCTGCGCCCGTTGCCGGTAATCCAGACACGGGTGCAGACCTATCAGATGATGCGCAGCATGGTCGAGGCCGGCGAAGGGTTGGCGGTGGTCGATCCCTTCACCGCCAGTGGCGCGCGTGAGGCCGGGCTGGATACCTGCCCGTTATCACCGCCAATCCTGGTAAGCCTGTATGGCTTGACGGTCAAGGACAGCAGCCCGAGCCCGGCGCTCAATGCGTTGCTGGAGATTGTCACGCACAAAGCGCAGGGCCTGTTGTCGCCGGTCAATTAG
- a CDS encoding GNAT family N-acetyltransferase, with protein MQAVVNPKYPGLSVRVADEGFDAYVWGNDFSFEVCVYGTPELGKPVDQWAVEQILPYRKCYGIDPEEFASYRDAADSAVFMAYLDDRPVGHIVVSTNWNGYAHVDELAVVLPARRHGVAKALLDVAQFWSRKKNLPGMMLETQNNNLGACRLYERSGYVMGGIDHLRYRGIDPQTREVAIFWYRLFG; from the coding sequence ATGCAAGCTGTAGTGAATCCGAAGTACCCGGGGCTCAGTGTGCGAGTCGCCGACGAGGGATTTGACGCCTACGTGTGGGGCAATGATTTCAGCTTTGAGGTGTGCGTATATGGCACGCCGGAACTGGGCAAGCCAGTTGATCAGTGGGCGGTGGAGCAGATCCTGCCGTACCGCAAATGCTACGGCATTGATCCCGAGGAGTTCGCCAGCTATCGCGATGCCGCCGACAGCGCGGTATTCATGGCTTATCTGGATGATCGGCCGGTTGGCCATATCGTCGTCAGTACCAATTGGAACGGCTATGCCCATGTCGATGAGTTGGCGGTGGTGCTGCCGGCACGCCGGCATGGCGTGGCCAAGGCTTTGCTCGACGTGGCACAGTTCTGGAGCCGCAAGAAAAACCTGCCGGGGATGATGCTGGAGACCCAGAACAACAACCTCGGGGCCTGTCGGCTGTATGAACGCAGCGGCTACGTCATGGGCGGGATCGACCATCTGCGTTATCGCGGGATTGATCCGCAGACGCGTGAGGTGGCGATTTTCTGGTATCGCTTGTTCGGCTGA